Proteins found in one Elgaria multicarinata webbii isolate HBS135686 ecotype San Diego chromosome 12, rElgMul1.1.pri, whole genome shotgun sequence genomic segment:
- the LOC134407359 gene encoding prosaposin-like isoform X1 codes for MAWLLILYLKIAAGTVLAESDLGPPETCLQGPEFWCRDVATAAECNKEEYCWIHEWNSLVFEAFVEEVERPGPKQKCLKCIKIMQTLKDQAGDETDEDKIDDAIKATCKAVDKRLRKDCKKLMKKFHDQIVDALQNGKTAQEICVDIKRCKSDLSTPPALARSDLGPPEACWQGPEFWCKDVATAAACNQEEYCWTDEWSSSLDGVMEEVETLAPQFKCTICKKIVQKIRDLAGDDPDDDKIDQAISTTCKVVGRFLRGPCKNFLRKYKKQLVEDLQDNMETQQICVNLKICKGDLKATPALARSDLGPPEACWQGPEFWCKDVATAAACNQEEYCWTNEWSTSEQEKLMEEVGALAPLFKCTICKKIVQKIRDLAGDDPDDEKIDQAISTMCKVVGRLLRGPCKNFLRMYKKQLVEDLQNNMETQQICVNLKICKGDLKATPGLAYYYTATE; via the exons ATGGCCTGGCTGCTCATCTTGTACCTGAAAATCGCTGCGGGCACAG TCTTGGCAGAGTCAGATCTGGGTCCTCCAGAGACCTGCTTGCAAGGTCCAGAGTTCTGGTGCAGGGACGTGGCCACAGCTGCTGAATGTAACAAAGAGGAATATTGCTGGATCCATGAGTGGAACTCTCTGGTG TTTGAGGCATTTGTGGAGGAGGTCGAACGTCCTGGCCCAAAGCAAAAATGTCTGAAGTGCATCAAGATTATGCAGACACTCAAGGACCAGGCTGGGGATGAAACAGACGAA GACAAAATTGACGACGCGATAAAAGCTACGTGCAAGGCAGTGGACAAGCGCCTGAGGAAGGACTGCAAAAAATTGATGAAAAAATTCCACGATCAAATCGTGGACGCGTTGCAGAATGGCAAGACAGCTCAGGAGATCTGTGTCGATATCAAGAGGTGCAAGAGTGATTTAAGCACCCCCCCAG CCTTGGCTAGATCTGATCTGGGTCCTCCTGAGGCATGCTGGCAAGGCCCAGAGTTCTGGTGCAAGGATGTGGCTACAGCTGCTGCATGTAACCAAGAGGAGTATTGCTGGACCGATGAGTGGAGCTCTTCTTTG GATGGAGTCATGGAGGAGGTCGAGACTCTTGCCCCACAGTTCAAATGCACCATATGCAAAAAGATTGTCCAGAAAATTAGGGACCTGGCTGGAGATGATCCAGATGAT GACAAAATTGACCAGGCAATAAGTACTACATGTAAAGTCGTGGGCAGATTTCTGAGAGGGCCTTGCAAAAACTTTTTGAGAAAGTACAAGAAACAGCTCGTGGAGGATCTGCAGGATAACATGGAGACTCAGCAGATCTGTGTCAATCTCAAAATATGCAAGGGAGACTTAAAGGCAACACCAG CCTTGGCTAGATCTGATCTGGGTCCTCCTGAGGCATGCTGGCAAGGCCCAGAGTTCTGGTGCAAAGATGTGGCTACAGCTGCTGCATGTAACCAAGAAGAATATTGCTGGACCAATGAGTGGAGCACTTCTGAG CAGGAGAAACTCATGGAAGAGGTTGGCGCTCTTGCCCCACTGTTCAAATGCACCATATGCAAAAAGATTGTCCAGAAAATTAGGGACCTGGCTGGAGATGATCCAGATGAT GAAAAAATTGACCAGGCAATAAGTACTATGTGTAAAGTCGTGGGCAGGTTACTGAGAGGGCCTTGTAAAAACTTTCTGAGAATGTACAAGAAACAGCTCGTGGAGGATCTGCAGAATAACATGGAGACTCAGCAGATTTGTGTCAATCTCAAAATATGCAAGGGAGACTTAAAGGCAACACCAG GTCTGGCTTATTATTACACCGCAACAGAGTGA
- the LOC134407359 gene encoding prosaposin-like isoform X2, protein MAWLLILYLKIAAGTVLAESDLGPPETCLQGPEFWCRDVATAAECNKEEYCWIHEWNSLVFEAFVEEVERPGPKQKCLKCIKIMQTLKDQAGDETDEDKIDDAIKATCKAVDKRLRKDCKKLMKKFHDQIVDALQNGKTAQEICVDIKRCKSDLSTPPALARSDLGPPEACWQGPEFWCKDVATAAACNQEEYCWTDEWSSSLDGVMEEVETLAPQFKCTICKKIVQKIRDLAGDDPDDDKIDQAISTTCKVVGRFLRGPCKNFLRKYKKQLVEDLQDNMETQQICVNLKICKGDLKATPALARSDLGPPEACWQGPEFWCKDVATAAACNQEEYCWTNEWSTSEEKLMEEVGALAPLFKCTICKKIVQKIRDLAGDDPDDEKIDQAISTMCKVVGRLLRGPCKNFLRMYKKQLVEDLQNNMETQQICVNLKICKGDLKATPGLAYYYTATE, encoded by the exons ATGGCCTGGCTGCTCATCTTGTACCTGAAAATCGCTGCGGGCACAG TCTTGGCAGAGTCAGATCTGGGTCCTCCAGAGACCTGCTTGCAAGGTCCAGAGTTCTGGTGCAGGGACGTGGCCACAGCTGCTGAATGTAACAAAGAGGAATATTGCTGGATCCATGAGTGGAACTCTCTGGTG TTTGAGGCATTTGTGGAGGAGGTCGAACGTCCTGGCCCAAAGCAAAAATGTCTGAAGTGCATCAAGATTATGCAGACACTCAAGGACCAGGCTGGGGATGAAACAGACGAA GACAAAATTGACGACGCGATAAAAGCTACGTGCAAGGCAGTGGACAAGCGCCTGAGGAAGGACTGCAAAAAATTGATGAAAAAATTCCACGATCAAATCGTGGACGCGTTGCAGAATGGCAAGACAGCTCAGGAGATCTGTGTCGATATCAAGAGGTGCAAGAGTGATTTAAGCACCCCCCCAG CCTTGGCTAGATCTGATCTGGGTCCTCCTGAGGCATGCTGGCAAGGCCCAGAGTTCTGGTGCAAGGATGTGGCTACAGCTGCTGCATGTAACCAAGAGGAGTATTGCTGGACCGATGAGTGGAGCTCTTCTTTG GATGGAGTCATGGAGGAGGTCGAGACTCTTGCCCCACAGTTCAAATGCACCATATGCAAAAAGATTGTCCAGAAAATTAGGGACCTGGCTGGAGATGATCCAGATGAT GACAAAATTGACCAGGCAATAAGTACTACATGTAAAGTCGTGGGCAGATTTCTGAGAGGGCCTTGCAAAAACTTTTTGAGAAAGTACAAGAAACAGCTCGTGGAGGATCTGCAGGATAACATGGAGACTCAGCAGATCTGTGTCAATCTCAAAATATGCAAGGGAGACTTAAAGGCAACACCAG CCTTGGCTAGATCTGATCTGGGTCCTCCTGAGGCATGCTGGCAAGGCCCAGAGTTCTGGTGCAAAGATGTGGCTACAGCTGCTGCATGTAACCAAGAAGAATATTGCTGGACCAATGAGTGGAGCACTTCTGAG GAGAAACTCATGGAAGAGGTTGGCGCTCTTGCCCCACTGTTCAAATGCACCATATGCAAAAAGATTGTCCAGAAAATTAGGGACCTGGCTGGAGATGATCCAGATGAT GAAAAAATTGACCAGGCAATAAGTACTATGTGTAAAGTCGTGGGCAGGTTACTGAGAGGGCCTTGTAAAAACTTTCTGAGAATGTACAAGAAACAGCTCGTGGAGGATCTGCAGAATAACATGGAGACTCAGCAGATTTGTGTCAATCTCAAAATATGCAAGGGAGACTTAAAGGCAACACCAG GTCTGGCTTATTATTACACCGCAACAGAGTGA